Proteins co-encoded in one Gracilimonas sp. genomic window:
- a CDS encoding PAS domain S-box protein produces the protein MKDNRKTLTSSEVEQLFEDGSIIVFKCEPSFAYPTTFVSKNVEKILGFNRDYFLTTPNAWSGRIHPDDRERVSTSFHNILENGGAAINEYRFKRKDGRMVWLRDEIKLLYNESGEPSSILGTSFEITDRKISELEAQREIENELRNRLNFQNALSLCSNLLVDASEISVFDEVLKILQRTTGSGRVYFFTNKTTPEGELLVSQKFEACAEGVIPEIDNPELQNIPYKEFPFFYQRLKSNLIVNKPTEELPSPEKELMQAQKISSVLLLPVFQGDDWFGFIGFDSLTEARSWEQYELLTLRTTVEIIGNFLKRISMKESLIQQRNFTQQILDNLPSILTVVDRKMNLLLWNKTGEKLTGYSADELKNMSAFDFVPKEDHKELIGAMKKILAHNTAGQEVNVQHKRGMISPYFWRGNIIEMDGKEVFLLVGLNISKQKEMERELIEEKRFADAIIDGLPGTFFMLDENLNLVRANKNLAQDIGYSVEELLNQKILNYFSTDDKQQLGSRLKELFEKGKVSLETSPVSKDGNELTRNVNAVLFERGGETFIIGTGQDISDLKKRERELRASIHEKEVLLQEIHHRVKNNLAVISGLLELQVHEYSDPTFSRLIQESQMRIQTMAMIHEKLYRSESLSRIFIHEYIDDLIDQIRSSIKIGNAEISVNTEIEDVELNINQAIPFALALNEIISNSLEHAFKGKDQGKVTVKLEERDGVIYSTIKDDGVGFSTEEDLSTFNSLGMTLIKSLLSQIEAEWTIDGKGGVTYRIEFRKDMEKGSSSSLDII, from the coding sequence ATGAAGGACAATCGTAAAACATTAACCAGTTCAGAAGTTGAGCAGCTTTTTGAAGATGGGAGTATTATTGTTTTTAAATGTGAGCCTTCTTTTGCCTATCCCACAACATTTGTGAGTAAAAATGTAGAGAAGATACTTGGCTTTAACAGGGATTATTTTTTAACAACCCCAAACGCATGGTCTGGTCGTATTCATCCTGATGACAGGGAGAGGGTATCCACAAGCTTTCATAATATACTTGAAAATGGCGGGGCGGCAATTAATGAATACCGGTTTAAAAGAAAAGATGGTCGAATGGTTTGGCTTCGGGATGAAATTAAACTGCTGTATAACGAATCAGGAGAGCCATCATCAATATTAGGGACCTCTTTCGAAATAACAGACAGGAAAATATCGGAGTTAGAAGCTCAGCGGGAAATTGAAAACGAATTAAGAAACAGGCTTAACTTTCAAAACGCACTTTCATTGTGTTCTAACCTGTTGGTTGATGCTTCAGAGATCAGCGTATTTGATGAAGTTCTCAAGATTTTGCAGCGTACAACCGGCTCCGGCAGGGTTTACTTTTTCACCAATAAAACTACGCCGGAAGGGGAGCTTCTTGTCAGTCAGAAGTTTGAAGCTTGTGCAGAAGGTGTGATCCCTGAAATTGACAATCCGGAACTACAGAATATACCCTACAAAGAGTTTCCTTTCTTCTATCAAAGGCTTAAATCAAACCTGATTGTTAATAAACCAACAGAAGAATTACCGTCTCCGGAAAAGGAGTTGATGCAAGCCCAGAAAATATCATCTGTGCTTCTATTGCCCGTTTTTCAGGGAGATGATTGGTTTGGATTCATAGGGTTTGATTCTCTGACTGAGGCACGAAGCTGGGAACAATATGAGCTTTTGACCCTGAGAACTACGGTGGAAATTATTGGGAACTTTCTCAAACGTATTTCCATGAAAGAATCACTGATTCAGCAAAGAAACTTCACTCAGCAGATTCTGGATAACCTGCCAAGTATTCTTACGGTAGTAGATAGGAAAATGAATCTGCTCCTATGGAATAAAACCGGAGAAAAATTAACAGGCTACTCAGCTGATGAACTCAAAAATATGTCTGCATTCGACTTTGTTCCTAAAGAAGATCATAAAGAACTGATAGGAGCGATGAAGAAAATTCTGGCACACAATACGGCCGGCCAGGAAGTGAATGTGCAACATAAGAGAGGAATGATTAGCCCTTATTTTTGGAGAGGGAATATCATTGAGATGGATGGGAAGGAAGTATTTTTGCTCGTTGGCTTAAATATCAGCAAGCAGAAAGAAATGGAAAGAGAGTTGATTGAGGAGAAAAGGTTTGCAGATGCAATTATAGATGGCCTGCCGGGCACATTTTTTATGTTAGATGAAAACCTGAACCTGGTGAGGGCAAATAAAAACCTTGCGCAGGATATTGGATACTCGGTGGAGGAGCTCTTGAATCAAAAAATTCTGAACTACTTTTCTACAGATGATAAACAACAATTAGGCAGTAGGTTAAAGGAGCTCTTTGAAAAGGGGAAAGTAAGCTTGGAAACCAGTCCTGTATCTAAAGATGGTAATGAATTAACCCGTAATGTAAATGCGGTTCTGTTCGAACGAGGGGGAGAAACATTTATAATTGGAACCGGACAAGACATAAGTGATTTAAAGAAAAGAGAGAGGGAACTGCGGGCAAGCATTCACGAGAAAGAAGTGCTGCTGCAGGAAATTCATCACCGGGTAAAGAATAACCTTGCCGTTATCTCTGGTTTGCTGGAACTGCAGGTACATGAATACTCTGACCCGACCTTTAGCCGACTGATCCAGGAAAGCCAGATGCGCATCCAAACAATGGCTATGATCCATGAAAAGCTCTATAGGTCAGAAAGCCTGAGCAGGATCTTTATTCATGAGTACATTGATGATTTAATTGATCAAATCAGAAGCAGTATTAAAATTGGAAACGCCGAGATTAGCGTCAATACCGAAATCGAAGACGTAGAACTGAATATCAATCAAGCTATTCCATTTGCCCTGGCTTTAAATGAAATTATCTCAAACTCACTGGAGCATGCTTTTAAAGGAAAAGATCAGGGAAAGGTTACCGTAAAGCTGGAAGAAAGAGACGGGGTTATCTACAGTACTATCAAAGATGATGGAGTCGGGTTCTCAACAGAGGAAGATTTATCAACCTTTAACTCACTGGGAATGACGTTAATAAAATCTTTGCTTAGTCAAATTGAGGCCGAATGGACGATAGATGGAAAAGGCGGAGTTACCTATCGCATTGAATTCAGGAAAGACATGGAAAAAGGTTCAAGCAGCTCTCTCGATATTATCTGA
- a CDS encoding amidase — MKKTNKIMLFSGGIILGFLFAFTLIQPQNTPITSAMIQDAASVIGLEFTQTERDSMIESLNDTRDDLQTIRDFKLNNSVPPSLQFNPIPVGKTFDFQQKSQTWDLPENVELPENRNDLAFYTIGELASLIKDRKISSVELTEFFLNRIEQHDEKLEAIVTVTRERALQQAQQMDVELEQGIYRGPLHGIPYGAKDLLAVEGYKTTWGAMPFKDQELDETATVIRKLDGAGAVLIAKTTLGALAYGDIWFGGRTNNPWDLEQGSSGSSAGSASGTAAGLFPFAIGTETLGSIVSPSTRNGTTGLRPTYGRVSRTGAMALSWSMDKIGPITRSVEDAALVFNAIYGPDGTDQTIIDLPFNYDAELDIKKLKIGYLKSAFERDYWNKERDSLVLETFRDLGIELIPVELPEFEIGALRIILTAEGAAAFDQLTLTDQDDLMKWQEPNAWPNTFRAAHFIPATEYINANRARYQLIQKMDSVMQQVDVYISPAFGGGNLLTTNLTGHPSVVLPNGFTDDMHPTSITFVGDLFDEATVLSVAKAYQDVTDHHTKHPPLFSN, encoded by the coding sequence ATGAAAAAAACGAATAAAATAATGCTCTTCTCCGGAGGCATTATTCTCGGTTTTTTATTTGCATTCACACTTATTCAACCCCAAAATACTCCCATCACCTCAGCGATGATTCAGGATGCAGCTTCGGTGATTGGCCTTGAGTTTACTCAGACTGAACGGGACTCCATGATTGAATCGCTGAATGACACCCGCGATGACCTTCAAACCATTCGTGACTTTAAGCTAAATAATTCAGTCCCCCCGTCCCTTCAATTCAACCCTATCCCGGTGGGTAAGACTTTTGATTTTCAGCAGAAATCACAAACGTGGGATTTGCCCGAGAATGTAGAACTTCCCGAAAACCGAAATGACCTGGCTTTTTATACCATCGGAGAGTTGGCTTCATTGATTAAAGACCGAAAAATTTCATCCGTAGAGCTGACCGAATTTTTCCTGAACCGCATTGAGCAGCATGATGAAAAACTGGAGGCAATTGTCACCGTAACCAGGGAAAGAGCACTTCAGCAGGCTCAGCAAATGGATGTGGAACTGGAACAGGGAATTTATCGCGGACCTCTGCACGGCATCCCCTATGGAGCCAAAGATTTGCTGGCCGTTGAGGGTTACAAGACCACCTGGGGAGCTATGCCTTTCAAAGATCAGGAACTTGATGAAACAGCCACTGTCATAAGAAAATTAGATGGAGCCGGAGCCGTGCTGATTGCTAAAACTACTTTGGGGGCACTTGCCTACGGAGACATCTGGTTCGGCGGACGTACCAACAATCCATGGGATCTGGAGCAGGGATCCAGCGGTTCATCTGCCGGTTCAGCATCGGGTACTGCAGCCGGACTTTTCCCATTTGCCATCGGAACCGAAACGCTGGGGTCTATTGTGTCTCCTTCCACCCGAAATGGTACTACCGGCCTGCGACCAACATACGGACGGGTAAGCCGAACGGGAGCTATGGCTTTGAGCTGGAGCATGGATAAAATCGGCCCTATAACCCGAAGCGTAGAAGATGCGGCCCTGGTTTTCAATGCCATTTATGGCCCCGATGGAACCGATCAGACGATCATCGACCTTCCCTTCAATTATGACGCCGAATTAGATATTAAAAAGCTGAAAATCGGTTACCTGAAATCTGCTTTTGAACGTGATTATTGGAATAAGGAACGGGACAGCCTGGTATTGGAAACTTTCAGAGATCTTGGGATTGAACTCATACCTGTTGAACTGCCTGAGTTTGAAATCGGTGCTCTTCGAATTATTCTTACTGCTGAAGGTGCCGCTGCTTTCGATCAGCTCACTTTGACCGATCAGGACGATCTCATGAAGTGGCAGGAACCCAATGCCTGGCCCAATACTTTTCGCGCTGCTCATTTTATCCCCGCTACGGAATATATCAATGCTAACCGTGCGCGCTATCAACTGATTCAGAAAATGGATTCCGTTATGCAACAGGTTGATGTATATATCTCTCCGGCTTTTGGAGGGGGAAATTTACTGACAACCAATCTTACCGGACATCCAAGTGTGGTTTTACCCAATGGATTTACCGATGACATGCATCCGACCAGCATCACGTTTGTGGGAGATCTATTTGATGAAGCCACTGTACTGTCGGTAGCTAAAGCTTATCAGGATGTTACCGATCATCATACCAAACACCCTCCGCTTTTTAGTAATTAA
- a CDS encoding TonB-dependent receptor, protein MKHLITLITLFLLAVSNYTYAQVADTLDLGEVVVTASKTPTTDRETTKPVTVIEREEIERHTGLSISELLNQQNGITINGAASSPGKDKSVYLRGASTQFTLILIDGFPVTDPSGEGGAFDLRLLPLENVERIEIVKGSMSTLYGSDAIAGVINIITKKSETGTFNVNGKASYGSFNTYDWELGASGSSDIIDYTVNVTRTQTDGISEAEPRDGADFKKDGYERNAINTQVSVKPVEGLTLTPFLNYSQYDGDYDAGAFSDADNRYEANLLNTGARISYKGDNFEIKEAATFTQTGRKFTDGFGVFNPEASLFNSDLYGIYNKFEKVRLLAGFNVQSLNFQLEGIDEGSQILSPYVTAFLRSGFGLNGELGLRLNNHSEYGSNWTFNVAPVYNITEEIKLLASVSSGFKAPTLNELFGPFGANTELKPQQSLTVDTGVELQLLDGRLSASAIYFRRTIEDLISYSGNQGYINVNEQNDSGIELSVGYKLDQTKVEVFYNYLDGAITQNGEETDNLIRRPDHNFGVNLNQQLTSNFSVSLSGQYVGERNDLYFNTNTFSTEEVELESYVLINANIQYQLLDEQLAVFASLNNLLNADYTEVYGFNTPGFHFKGGVKFLF, encoded by the coding sequence ATGAAGCATTTAATTACGCTGATCACCCTTTTTCTACTGGCGGTTTCCAATTACACCTACGCACAAGTTGCTGATACCCTCGATTTAGGAGAAGTAGTAGTAACAGCATCCAAAACCCCCACTACCGATCGGGAAACAACAAAACCTGTGACGGTCATTGAACGGGAAGAAATCGAACGACATACCGGCTTATCCATTTCTGAGTTATTGAATCAGCAGAATGGAATCACTATAAACGGGGCGGCATCAAGTCCGGGCAAAGACAAATCGGTGTACCTTCGCGGAGCATCTACACAATTTACCCTTATTCTTATTGACGGTTTTCCTGTTACCGATCCATCGGGAGAAGGAGGGGCATTTGATCTGCGCCTTTTACCTTTGGAAAACGTAGAACGCATTGAAATCGTGAAGGGAAGTATGAGTACACTCTACGGTTCGGACGCCATAGCCGGAGTGATCAATATCATTACAAAGAAAAGCGAGACCGGGACTTTCAACGTAAACGGAAAAGCATCCTACGGTTCTTTTAATACCTACGATTGGGAGCTCGGCGCAAGCGGAAGTTCGGATATCATTGACTATACGGTGAATGTGACACGCACCCAAACAGACGGCATTTCAGAAGCAGAACCCCGGGATGGGGCTGATTTCAAAAAAGATGGGTATGAAAGAAATGCTATCAACACCCAGGTTTCGGTTAAGCCTGTAGAGGGCCTGACCCTTACTCCATTCTTGAACTACTCCCAATATGATGGAGATTATGATGCGGGTGCTTTTTCGGATGCAGACAACCGTTACGAAGCGAACCTGCTGAATACCGGCGCCCGAATCAGTTATAAAGGGGATAATTTTGAGATTAAAGAAGCAGCTACGTTCACTCAAACCGGGAGAAAATTTACCGATGGATTCGGAGTGTTTAATCCTGAAGCGTCGTTATTTAATTCTGACCTGTACGGTATCTACAACAAGTTTGAGAAAGTAAGGCTGCTTGCCGGATTTAATGTTCAGAGTTTAAATTTTCAGCTGGAGGGAATTGATGAGGGGTCTCAGATTTTGAGTCCTTATGTAACCGCATTCCTGAGATCAGGATTTGGGTTGAACGGTGAGCTTGGACTCAGGCTAAACAACCATTCTGAATATGGAAGTAACTGGACGTTTAATGTGGCTCCGGTTTATAACATCACGGAAGAAATTAAGTTACTTGCGTCGGTAAGTTCCGGATTTAAAGCCCCAACCCTCAATGAATTATTCGGTCCGTTTGGTGCAAACACCGAATTAAAACCCCAGCAAAGCCTGACGGTAGATACTGGCGTTGAGTTGCAATTATTGGATGGAAGATTATCCGCTTCCGCTATCTACTTCCGAAGAACCATTGAAGATTTGATTTCGTACAGCGGCAACCAGGGATACATTAATGTGAACGAGCAGAATGATTCAGGTATTGAATTGTCTGTGGGATATAAACTTGACCAAACGAAGGTCGAGGTTTTCTATAATTACCTGGATGGGGCAATCACTCAAAACGGGGAAGAAACGGATAACCTGATTCGCCGCCCTGATCATAATTTTGGGGTGAACCTGAATCAGCAACTCACTTCCAATTTTAGTGTAAGTCTCAGCGGACAATATGTGGGTGAGCGAAATGATCTTTACTTCAACACCAATACCTTTTCCACTGAAGAAGTAGAGCTGGAAAGTTACGTACTGATTAACGCAAATATTCAATATCAGCTATTGGATGAACAACTTGCCGTTTTTGCGTCGCTGAACAATTTATTGAATGCAGACTATACGGAAGTGTACGGTTTCAACACTCCGGGATTCCACTTTAAGGGAGGAGTGAAATTCCTATTCTGA
- a CDS encoding adenylate/guanylate cyclase domain-containing protein: MNRSQFFSLRWKLLTGFVGLVLTTVLILLFSSSQILESRIRQDIDANFSEAGRIFERIQDVRFRQLRQTAILLADIPSLKAAISTGDTATVNYVLREDLLFLLDFDPIIPDSLVPSEFYMNPDSAGLLIICDSEGKPLGQMSSTPLPRYSIADRAGISTALQGEMPSQSYIWKEGDRYFNVITIPIWSGNQLEGTLSYGFPIRQQETEQLSKDIGLEVLYYVDNQLLAGSFEEISPSNKNTLSRNIHAATFEVLKNGQATSTEVALGSENWLIYIAPMFETTGSIKGIDGYYAVAKSLTQELIPLQNLQLLIFGIGIFAVAGAIVISIWITGRITKPIYLLLDGVQRVEKEDFSEEVPITSRDEIGELTRAFNELVEGLRERLLMLKFVSEATLDAIKKNISRIEPGGERRDVTVLFSDIRGFTAWGENHTPEQVIDMLNNLLSYQADLVHKFGGDVDKFVGDELVAVFQGEDKEQQAVNAAVQIQQRLKSLLQKEQEDLAVGIGLNSGEVVMGAMGSENRMDFTVLGSTVNLGARLCSAAKKHQILISESVFLNLERKVPVNELETIKVKGIEKPVQIYEIDWQTEDMMSIAKN, from the coding sequence ATGAACAGAAGTCAATTTTTCAGTTTGAGGTGGAAGCTGCTGACCGGTTTTGTTGGCCTGGTACTTACTACTGTTTTGATTTTACTGTTCAGTTCCAGCCAGATTTTAGAGTCTCGCATTCGTCAGGATATCGATGCCAATTTCAGTGAGGCCGGACGAATATTTGAGCGTATTCAGGATGTCCGGTTTCGCCAGTTACGGCAAACAGCCATCTTACTTGCAGATATTCCAAGCCTGAAAGCGGCCATTTCTACCGGTGATACTGCCACTGTTAATTATGTGCTCCGGGAAGACCTGCTGTTCCTGCTCGATTTCGACCCCATCATTCCGGATTCGCTTGTTCCCAGTGAGTTCTATATGAATCCGGATTCGGCCGGGTTATTAATTATATGCGACTCGGAAGGTAAACCCCTGGGGCAAATGTCATCCACACCGCTTCCGAGATATTCCATTGCAGACAGGGCAGGAATCAGTACAGCCCTGCAGGGAGAAATGCCCTCGCAAAGCTATATCTGGAAAGAAGGAGACCGATATTTCAATGTGATTACCATTCCGATTTGGTCCGGGAATCAGCTGGAGGGTACGCTTTCGTACGGATTCCCTATCCGGCAGCAGGAAACAGAACAGCTTTCCAAAGACATAGGCCTCGAAGTATTGTATTATGTAGATAATCAGCTGTTGGCCGGTTCGTTCGAAGAAATATCTCCATCCAATAAAAACACGCTTTCCAGGAATATACACGCCGCAACTTTTGAGGTGCTGAAGAACGGACAGGCAACCTCAACCGAAGTAGCGTTAGGCTCAGAGAACTGGCTCATTTATATCGCACCGATGTTTGAAACCACCGGCAGCATCAAAGGGATTGACGGGTACTACGCAGTAGCTAAATCATTGACGCAGGAACTCATTCCACTGCAAAACCTGCAATTGCTGATATTTGGAATCGGGATATTTGCTGTTGCCGGCGCTATCGTCATCAGTATTTGGATAACAGGCCGAATCACCAAACCCATTTACCTATTGTTAGACGGCGTACAGCGTGTCGAAAAAGAGGACTTTAGTGAAGAAGTACCGATCACAAGCCGGGATGAAATCGGGGAACTGACACGGGCCTTTAATGAACTGGTGGAAGGACTGAGAGAGCGCTTGTTAATGCTCAAATTCGTTTCTGAGGCCACCCTTGATGCCATCAAGAAGAATATTTCACGCATAGAACCCGGCGGTGAACGAAGGGATGTTACCGTTCTCTTTTCCGATATTCGTGGATTTACTGCCTGGGGTGAAAATCACACGCCGGAGCAGGTCATTGATATGCTGAACAATTTACTGAGCTATCAGGCCGATTTGGTGCATAAGTTTGGCGGTGACGTTGATAAGTTTGTTGGTGATGAACTGGTAGCTGTATTTCAGGGAGAGGATAAGGAGCAACAGGCTGTGAATGCTGCGGTTCAAATTCAACAAAGGCTGAAGTCCCTGTTGCAGAAAGAGCAAGAAGATCTGGCGGTGGGAATTGGGCTCAACAGCGGTGAAGTGGTTATGGGGGCCATGGGCAGCGAAAACAGAATGGACTTTACGGTATTGGGCAGCACGGTCAATTTGGGAGCCCGATTATGTTCGGCAGCCAAGAAGCATCAGATTTTAATTTCTGAATCTGTTTTTCTGAATCTGGAACGTAAAGTGCCTGTCAATGAACTTGAAACCATAAAGGTGAAGGGTATTGAAAAGCCGGTTCAAATCTATGAGATAGACTGGCAAACCGAGGATATGATGTCAATCGCGAAGAATTAG